Genomic DNA from Salinibacter pepae:
GAGTCACTTTGAGGGCCACTTCGACGGCTACGCACAATTGATTGGCGATGGAATCGAGCACAGACGGTGCATTGTAGCTGACCAGAATGAGCGATGCATTGTTGTAGAGGACACCATTACAGGTGAGGGATGTCATACCGTCGAGTCAAGAATCCATCTGCACCCGGACGTTCAAGTCGAGCGGAACCGAGATCATATTTCTCTGGAACGAGGAAGCCATGACATCTGCATTTCCGCAGGGGATTCAACTGTTCGGTTTGAGAACGGGTGGTACTGTCCCGAATTTGGACTGCGAGAGTCAAATACAGTGATTGTTCTAGGGGGCGATCACCCCTTGCCAGTTCATCTACGCTATTCCATACGGTACTGATCGGATGGAGACACTCGTCACAGGATCATCGGGATTTGTTGGCTCACATCTGGTTCCCGCGCTGCAAGAAAAAGGACATCGGGTAACGGGCATCGATCGGAATCCGCCTTCCACCGGGACGGAACCGGATCATTTTATCGAAGGGGATCTCATGCACCGTGAGATTCTTGATGAAGGGTTGCAACGCGCAGATCGCGTTTTCCATCTCGCAGCGGCGAAAGATGACTGGGGCATTTCCCGTGAGGAGTACTTCCGGGAAAATGTCGGGGTCACGGAGGCTCTTTTAGAGGCAGCCCATGAGCATGAGGTCTGTGACCACGTGTTCTACAGCACGGTGGCCGTTCATGGAACGGGACCCGAGCCAAAAGCCGAAGACGCTCCGTTTGCCCCGGAAATTCCCTATGGAGAGTCAAAGGTTGAAGCTGAGAAACACTATCGTAAGTTCGCCGCCGAGCATGACGAGGCGCATGTTTTAGTATTACGACCCTCCGCAATTTTTGGGGAGGGACAACCGTGGCGCACAAACGTTCATCGTCTCATTGAAGCGATCTATCAGCGTCGATTTTTGATGATTGGTGATGGGTCGGCTCGAAAGACCACATCATACATCAAAAATCTACTGGCAGCCAACTTTTTTCTGCTCGAGCAGATGGAGGGTGAAGTGGGGACATACATTTACGTGGATGAGCCGGTCATGTCGACTCGGGAACTCGTCGATGTCATCTACGACGAACTGGGGCGAGATCCGCTACGCTGGTCGATTCCGCTCTCCATTGCGAGGCCCGTTGCGTCAGTGGCCGATGTAGCCGCCTCCGTAACAGGCATTGATTTCCCAATCACTGCGGCCCGGATCGAAAAGTTTTGTACGTCAACAATGTTTGACGCCAGTGCAATTCGGGAATTAGGCTTTGCCCAGCCTGTCGAGAACGAAGAAGCCGTCCGAAAGACGGTTCGGTGGCAGATTGATCAATACGAGTGACGAGCACATGCGCGTACTCCTTGTTTCGCAGTATTTTCCGCCTGAGACTGGAGGCCCTCCCAATCGACTTCTATCGATTGCAAACGGATTGCGTGATGCTGGGCATGAGGTCCACGTAATCGCTGAAAAGCCCAATCATCCGGAGGGGATTATTCGTGAGGGATACCGAGGAGGAATCTTCGATGAGCGCACCTATGACGGTATTTCCGTCACCTATACCTGGGTCTACACTCACCCAGAGAAGGATTTTGTAAAGCGACTGTCGTTCTATCTTTCGTTTATGGTGATGGCGATATTGGGTGCTTGGCGCACACACGGGGAGTATGACGTTGTGCTGGCCTCGTCACCGCCTCTATTTGTGGGGGTATCAGGTTGGTTGGCTGCTCAGTTGAAAGGAGCCCAATTCGTCTTCGATGTGCGAGATCTGTGGCCCGATCTGGCCGTCGCCATGAATGAACTTGACGGTCCCCTAAAAATTTGGCTTGCCAAGCGACTGGAGCACTTTATCTACCACAGAGCCGATGCCATTACGGCCGTTACGAATGGGTTTTGCGAGACAATTCAATCCGTTACCGGACCGGACACGCCGGTACAACGCGTGATGAACGGCACGGAGCCCGAGGTTTTTCAGCGGGATGAGGCCGGACGACGATTGCGGAAGGTGAGTGGATTTGATGATCGATTCGTCGTCACGTACGCTGGAAATATCGGAATTTGTCAGGGGCTTGATCACATTTTGGAGGCTGCGAGCCGCTTGGAAGAAGAGCAACCGGAGGTTCTTTTTCGATTTGTAGGAAGTGGTCCGGTGAAGGATAAGTTGCAGCGAGAAGCTGAGCGACGTAGTCTCAACAATGTCGAATTTCATCCACGCGTCTCGCTCGACGAGGCGGCCGCCCACATGGCTGCAGCGAATGCCCTTCTCGTTCCGCTGGCCGACCACGAAATCTACCGGTCCTTCATTCCGTCGAAGCTCTTCGACAGCATGGCAGCCGGCCGTCCAGTATTGCTCTCTGTAGACGGAGAAGCTCGAAGCATACTGGAAGATGCAGAGGCTGGGCGGTATTATCCAGCGGAGAATGGACAGGAGCTTGCCAATCATATTCGATGGATGGTCGATCATCCGGAAGCCCGTACACAAATGGGGGAGAACGGGCGAGCCTACGCTCAAACGCACTGCACCCGCGAAGCTCAGGCTAAGCGAATGACAGCTTTCTTGGAGGAACTGGTTGGTCAAGCCGCTAGCGGATAGATATTCACACTCACATTCAAAGGGGTCGTGTCGCACGTTTTTTCGATTGACGTTGAGGACTGGTACCAGGGAGTTGAGATTCCCATGGACCAGTGGGATGGTTTTGAGCGGCGGGTCGAAGCGAGCATGGAGGATTTGCTCGATCTTATGGCTCACTACGACGTGACGGCGACCTGCTTTGTGCTCGGGAAAGTCGCCGAGGAGCATCCAGGGCTGGTTCAGCGAATTCACGAGGCGGGTCACGAAATTGCCACACACGGGTACTCGCACGCTAAGATCTACAACCTGTCTCCGGAGCGCTTTCGTCGAGAGCTGCAGCATTCCATCAACCTGATTCAGGGTCTTACGGGGGAACGAGTCCGTGGCCACCGGGCCCCCTACTTTACCATCACAGAGAAGTCACTCTGGGCCCTCGACATCCTGCGGGACGAGGGGATTCTCTACGATTCCAGCATCCATCCGGTGTTTAACTATCGGTACGGCATCCCGAACGCAGACCGACAGCCGTCCGTGATTGAGTCGGACGACGGGGCGCAGATGCTGGAGATCCCCGTCGCGACGTATCCACTTCCCGATCCTCTCCCTGATACCAATGTTCCTTGCGGTGGAGGCGCCTACCTGCGGATCTATCCGTATCCGTTCCAGCGGTGGCTACTCAGGAAGATTGAGGAACGCGGCGAACACATCAGTGTCTACGTGCATCCCTGGGAGGTAGACCCGGGGCACCCGAAGATCGATCTTCCATTCCGTGTGAGTGCTACGCACTACTGGAATCTGGACTCCACGCTTCCAAGACTGGAACGGCTCTTTCAGGACTTCACCTTTCAATCGTACCGTGACGTCTTTGCAGACGAACTGGAGGCCCTGTCCGCATGAACCTCTTTCTCCTCACGCAGCCGGATGCGTTCTACATTCCCAAGCTGCTAGACCGGTTCATGGAGGAGAAGCCGGCTTCGGCCAACGTCGTTGGGGCGGCCGTCCTGCCGGGCGAAATTGCCGTCGAGAATGTACCCGACTATCTCCGCCTGATGGGTATGCGGGGGACGGTGCTGAATGGACTGGACTTTGTGCGGCACGAGGTCCTGGATGTGCTCGACCAAGCGGTGGGGCTTGACGATGTCTATTCCGTTCGGGGGGCGCTCCGGGCCCACGACATTCTGGAGCACACCCCAGAGAATGTGAACGATCCTGCCTTTCTCGATTTCCTGCGCGAGCAGAACGTCGATCTCGTCCTCTCCATCGCGTGCCCGCAGATCGTGCGGGAGGACTTACTAAACTGTCCACCAGAAGGCGTCATCAATATTCACGGGGCGCTACTCCCCAAGTATCGCGGAAAGCTCCCGAGCTTCTGGGTGCTTGCAAACGGAGAAGATAAAACAGGAGTGACAGTGCACTATATGAACGAAGATTTGGACGATGGACCGATTATCGTGCAGAAAGAGGTGCCGATTCGTCCCGGCGATACACTCCACTCGCTGGTGCTGCGGTCGAAGGTTCAATACGGTGCCTCGGCTCTAGCAAATGCCATCCAACAGATTGAGTCTGGAACGGTTGAGGCCGAGGACAATCCAGAGGAGGAGGCGACGTACTTCTCGTTTCCAGATGGTCGGGCTATT
This window encodes:
- a CDS encoding NAD-dependent epimerase/dehydratase family protein, translated to METLVTGSSGFVGSHLVPALQEKGHRVTGIDRNPPSTGTEPDHFIEGDLMHREILDEGLQRADRVFHLAAAKDDWGISREEYFRENVGVTEALLEAAHEHEVCDHVFYSTVAVHGTGPEPKAEDAPFAPEIPYGESKVEAEKHYRKFAAEHDEAHVLVLRPSAIFGEGQPWRTNVHRLIEAIYQRRFLMIGDGSARKTTSYIKNLLAANFFLLEQMEGEVGTYIYVDEPVMSTRELVDVIYDELGRDPLRWSIPLSIARPVASVADVAASVTGIDFPITAARIEKFCTSTMFDASAIRELGFAQPVENEEAVRKTVRWQIDQYE
- a CDS encoding glycosyltransferase family 4 protein; translation: MRVLLVSQYFPPETGGPPNRLLSIANGLRDAGHEVHVIAEKPNHPEGIIREGYRGGIFDERTYDGISVTYTWVYTHPEKDFVKRLSFYLSFMVMAILGAWRTHGEYDVVLASSPPLFVGVSGWLAAQLKGAQFVFDVRDLWPDLAVAMNELDGPLKIWLAKRLEHFIYHRADAITAVTNGFCETIQSVTGPDTPVQRVMNGTEPEVFQRDEAGRRLRKVSGFDDRFVVTYAGNIGICQGLDHILEAASRLEEEQPEVLFRFVGSGPVKDKLQREAERRSLNNVEFHPRVSLDEAAAHMAAANALLVPLADHEIYRSFIPSKLFDSMAAGRPVLLSVDGEARSILEDAEAGRYYPAENGQELANHIRWMVDHPEARTQMGENGRAYAQTHCTREAQAKRMTAFLEELVGQAASG
- a CDS encoding XrtA system polysaccharide deacetylase, with the translated sequence MSHVFSIDVEDWYQGVEIPMDQWDGFERRVEASMEDLLDLMAHYDVTATCFVLGKVAEEHPGLVQRIHEAGHEIATHGYSHAKIYNLSPERFRRELQHSINLIQGLTGERVRGHRAPYFTITEKSLWALDILRDEGILYDSSIHPVFNYRYGIPNADRQPSVIESDDGAQMLEIPVATYPLPDPLPDTNVPCGGGAYLRIYPYPFQRWLLRKIEERGEHISVYVHPWEVDPGHPKIDLPFRVSATHYWNLDSTLPRLERLFQDFTFQSYRDVFADELEALSA
- a CDS encoding methionyl-tRNA formyltransferase, which produces MNLFLLTQPDAFYIPKLLDRFMEEKPASANVVGAAVLPGEIAVENVPDYLRLMGMRGTVLNGLDFVRHEVLDVLDQAVGLDDVYSVRGALRAHDILEHTPENVNDPAFLDFLREQNVDLVLSIACPQIVREDLLNCPPEGVINIHGALLPKYRGKLPSFWVLANGEDKTGVTVHYMNEDLDDGPIIVQKEVPIRPGDTLHSLVLRSKVQYGASALANAIQQIESGTVEAEDNPEEEATYFSFPDGRAIRQFRERGRKIR